Proteins from a genomic interval of Poecile atricapillus isolate bPoeAtr1 chromosome 1, bPoeAtr1.hap1, whole genome shotgun sequence:
- the LOC131574597 gene encoding gap junction beta-6 protein produces the protein MDWGALHTILGGVNKHSTSIGKIWLTVLFIFRIMILVVAAERVWGDEQDDFVCNTLQPGCRNVCYDHFFPISHIRLWALQLIFVSTPALLVAMHVAYRRHEKKRQFRKGDQKCEFKDIEEIRKQRFRIEGSLWWTYTSSIFFRLIFEAVFMYAFYFMYDGFRMPRLMKCNAWPCPNTVDCFVSRPTEKTVFTIFMIAVSSICILLNVAELCYLLTKFFLRRSKKAGNSKQQPNHENKEETKQNEMNELISDSCQNTVIGFSSS, from the coding sequence ATGGATTGGGGAGCTCTGCATACCATTTTGGGAGGTGTAAATAAGCACTCCACCAGTATCGGGAAGATATGGCTCACAGTCCTCTTCATCTTCCGTATCATGATCCTGGTTGTGGCTGCAGAGAGAGTCTGGGGAGATGAACAAGATGACTTTGTCTGCAACACACTTCAGCCTGGCTGCAGAAATGTTTGCTATGATCACTTTTTCCCTATCTCTCACATCAGACTCTGGGCCCTGCAGCTGATCTTTGTCTCCACACCTGCTCTGCTGGTGGCCATGCATGTGGCTTACAGGAGGCATGAGAAGAAAAGGCAGTTCAGAAAAGGAGACCAGAAATGTGAATTCAAGGACATAGAGGAAATCAGGAAACAGAGGTTTCGTATTGAGGGGTCCTTGTGGTGGACGTACACCAGCAGCATCTTTTTCAGACTGATCTTTGAAGCTGTCTTCATGTATGCGTTTTATTTCATGTACGATGGGTTCCGAATGCCTCGCTTAATGAAGTGTAATGCCTGGCCCTGCCCCAACACTGTAGACTGCTTTGTTTCCCGACCTACTGAAAAGACGGTGTTCACCATTTTCATGATTGCTGTGTCCAGCATTTGCATTCTTTTAAATGTGGCTGAATTGTGTTACTTACTGACAAAGTTTTTCCTCAGAAGGTCTAAAAAAGCTGGAAATTCAAAACAGCAACCCAACCATGAGAATAAggaagaaaccaaacaaaatgaaatgaatGAGTTAATATCTGATAGCTGCCAGAACACAGTTATAGGGTTTTCAAGTAGCTAA